The following proteins come from a genomic window of Triticum aestivum cultivar Chinese Spring chromosome 6A, IWGSC CS RefSeq v2.1, whole genome shotgun sequence:
- the LOC123131793 gene encoding alpha/beta-gliadin-like produces MKTFLILALLAIVATTATTAVRVPVPQLQPQNPSQQQPQEQVPLVQQQQFLGQQQPFPPQQPYPQPQPFPSQQPYLQLQPFPQPQLPYSQPQPFRPQQPYPQPQPQYSQLQQPISQQQQQQQQQQQQQQQQQQQQQQQQQQQQQQQQQQEQQILQQILQQQLIPCMDVVLQQHNIAHGRSQVLQQSTYQLLQELCCQHLWQIPEQSQCQAIHNVVHAIILHQQQKQQQQQPSSQVSFQQPQQQYPLGQGSFRPSQQNPQAQGSVQPQQLPQFEEIRNLALQTLPAMCNVYIPPYCTIVPFGIFGTN; encoded by the coding sequence ATGAAGACATTTCTCATCCTTGCCCTCCTTGCTATCGTGGCGACCACCGCCACAACTGCAGTTAGAGTTCCAGTGCCACAATTGCAGCCACAAAATCCATCTCAGCAACAGCCACAAGAGCAAGTTCCATTGGTACAACAACAACAATTTCTAGGGCAGCAACAACCATTTCCACCACAACAACCATATCCACAGCCGCAACCATTTCCATCACAACAACCATATCTGCAGCTGCAACCATTTCCGCAGCCGCAACTACCATATTCGCAGCCACAACCATTTCGACCACAACAACCATATCCACAACCGCAACCACAGTATTCGCAACTACAACAACCAATttcacagcagcagcagcagcagcaacaacaacaacaacaacaacaacaacaacaacaacaacaacaacaacaacaacaacaacaacaacaacaacaacaacaacaagaacaacaaatCCTTCAACAAATTTTGCAACAACAACTAATTCCATGCATGGATGTTGTATTACAGCAACACAACATAGCGCATGGAAGATCACAAGTTTTGCAACAAAGTACTTACCAGCTGTTGCAAGAATTGTGTTGTCAGCACCTATGGCAGATCCCTGAGCAGTCGCAGTGCCAGGCCATCCACAATGTTGTTCATGCTATTATTCTGcatcaacaacaaaaacaacaacaacaacaaccatcgAGCCAGGTCTCCTTCCAACAGCCTCAACAACAATATCCATTAGGCCAGGGCTCCTTCCGGCCATCTCAGCAAAACCCACAGGCCCAGGGCTCTGTCCAGCCTCAACAACTGCCCCAGTTCGAGGAAATAAGGAACCTAGCGCTACAGACGCTACCTGCAATGTGCAATGTCTACATCCCTCCATATTGCACCATCGTGCCATTTGGCATCTTCGGTACTAACTGA